Proteins encoded by one window of Arachis ipaensis cultivar K30076 chromosome B04, Araip1.1, whole genome shotgun sequence:
- the LOC107636994 gene encoding uncharacterized protein LOC107636994: protein MSTRERRRGRGRGRIGNAMLEASGNTPNPIEFMAALGNMTAAMQVTAEALGNQMNNGNNGNKGDNGPMTLSSFLKVHPPTFRGTSNLIDADNWIQAIERALQAQQIPDEQWVEFGTYQLHGEAQHWWQGMRHILQPDGIVIFWELFRDEFYKKYFPTSFRNAKELELLQLKQGQMTITEYTSKFEELCRFSRICQGAPEDFTEWKCIKYEGGLRSDIKSFVAPMQIRVFFELVNRSRVAEDCVRRAAAEKGSLRMPFQRTTGRNFAPRGRQFKRGSFVPQNNQGQGNFRRPNTNANQGRR, encoded by the coding sequence atgtctACTCGCGAACGCAGACGTGGGCGAGGTAGAGGCCGAATAGGCAATGCTATGCTTGAAGCATCAGGAAACACTCCTAACCCTATAGAATTCATGGCTGCATTAGGCAATATGACAGCAGCTATGCAAGTGACAGCTGAAGCCCTGGGAAACCAAATGAATAATGGGAACAATGGTAATAAAGGTGATAATGGTCCAATGACGCTCTCTTCCTTCTTGAAGGTTCACCCTCCAACTTTCAGAGGGACCTCGAATCTGATCGATGCTGATAACTGGATACAGGCCATTGAGCGAGCATTACAGGCTCAACAGATTCCGGATGAACAGTGGGTTGAGTTTGGAACTTACCAGTTGCATGGTGAAGCTCAGCACTGGTGGCAGGGTATGAGGCACATTCTGCAGCCTGATGGAATTGTGATCTTTTGGGAGTTGTTCCGAGATGAATTCTATAAGAAATATTTCCCTACCTCATTCAGAAATGCTAAAGAGCTCGAACTGCTTCAACTTAAACAGGGCCAAATGACTATTACTGAGTACACCAGTAAGTTTGAGGAATTGTGCCGCTTCTCACGCATCTGTCAGGGAGCTCCTGAGGACTTTACTGAGTGGAAGTGTATAAAGTATGAAGGAGGCCTTAGGAGTGATATTAAGAGCTTTGTGGCGCCTATGCAGATTCGGGTGTTTTTTGAACTGGTGAATAGGAGCAGGGTGGCAGAGGATTGTGTCAGAAGGGCTGCAGCAGAAAAAGGGAGTCTAAGGATGCCATTCCAGAGGACCACAGGGAGGAACTTTGCACCCAGAGGTAGACAGTTCAAGCGTGGTAGCTTTGTCCCTCAGAACAATCAGGGGCAAGGCAACTTCAGGAGGCCTAATACCAATGCTAATCAGGGAAGGAGATAG